The Anas platyrhynchos isolate ZD024472 breed Pekin duck chromosome 8, IASCAAS_PekinDuck_T2T, whole genome shotgun sequence region CTGCCTAGAGCTGGCTTTGGAAGGTGAGCGGCTGTGTAAAGCAGGAGACTGCCGAGCTGGTGTGTCTTTCTTTGAAGCAGCTGTTCAAGTGGGAACTGAAGATTTAAAAACACTCAGTGCTATTTACAGCCAGCTGGGCAATGCCTATTTCTACTTGCATGAATATGCGAAGGCCTTGGAATACCATCACCATGATTTAACTCTTGCAAGGTAATCTGGCTTTAACCATGTTCTCTGTTTGATCCCGTTCTTGCAGGGATGAGCAGTTGGCTGTTTCTTTGCCTACCAAAGCCTGCTATTAACAGTAGATAATGAGCGAAGGAGgtgagggcagggggctggggagtCAGGGAGGTAACTCGATTGCCCTTTAACCTGGGAGCACCATAATCCTGGTACTAACTGAGGCCTCACCGGGTTGTGGGTAATTAAGTAGCTTCTTTAAATCCGCCCTTTCCTGTTTCTAAAATTCAGTCTTTCTGGCCGTCTTGTTTAATAGACAGAGCACATTCATGGTTCTCTATGTAAAACTCACAGTATAATCCTGTGAGGTCTAAAACTACTGTGCATTTCATACACTATTTATGCATCCAACTTTTAATTAGTATGGATCCAATAAAAGACACAAGTACCTAATGTAGAATTTAACCACAGTTTAGGCAAAAATCTGTTCTCCCCACCCCCTTTATCTGTTCAAATACCGTAAGCAGAGAGGTACCTAAATTCACTAAGTGTTCTTGTGggaacctgtttttttttgttgtgtttttccccaaatattCGACACTGAGTGGCTCAAGTGCCCTTCTTCTGCCTTAGGCTTATTTAGAAGCTAGAAATATAATGTTTCCTCTGAGCTTTCTGGGAGACTGGCAGGTCTGATACATCATGTAAGAATGATAGTCAAGTCAAATGCAGAAACAGTTAAAACTATTTgtataaatttatatttgtatttttataaaactaTTTGTAATCCTGGGACAGTCTTTCTGCATAATCCATGTTCTCTTCCTAGGAGAAGtgatgtcttttttcttttttgatttaCAGTAGGTAGATCAATACTGCACAAACAGCACCAACAAAACCAAATGTTTCTGTAACCAGAGTGAGCTGTATTTATGCGAATGCATTTTAGATATAAAATGAACTGAATACACAcacaattttaatttctttcagtaaaTTCTTTGAATTGTCTGCCATGCATTGATCATGTCCTTGGTTTCAAATTGCACACTGTTTACTgggtgcttttctgctgcaATTTTAGGACAATTGGAGATCTACTGGGAGAAGCTAAAGCTAGTGGGAATCTGGGCAATACCTTAAAGGTACTTGGGAACTTTGAAGAAGCTATTGTTTGTTGTCAAAGACATCTGGATATTTCCAGAGAACTTAATGATAAGGTAAGAATTGCTTAGGAATCTGGAAATGAACTCCGAACAAATAAAGGTGAACCTTGTTGTATTGGTAATGAGTGTGCCACCTTTCAGGGGGAATTAAATATTGCATATTGAAATATTCCTTCCTGATTATAAGAATGTCAGATGGCTGTTTGCACCTAGAAGTCTACAGTATCCAGAttcccaaatattttttaagtttagTTTTTAATGATAATTGGCCTCAACAGTTATTATGTATCTTACAGATCAGAAGGGAATAATGCGCAAAACAATTTGATTGAGGAATGTGACCGGGTGGGAATAATTTGGGCAATGAGAGCATGTGTTGACAAGTAGCTACCAAACCTCTTCTCCCTTCTGTGGCTTGCTCTAATTGCTGTTGTGACACAAGTCTTTGAGGCGTCCTTTTAAtaccttgtttttgttttaggtCGGAGAAGCTAGAGCGCTGTATAATCTGGGGAATGTTTATCACTCTAAAGGGAAAAATGTAGCTTGTGCTGGGACTTACGATCCAGGGGAACTTCCAGATGATGTGAAAACTGCTTTACAAAAAGCTGCAGATTATTATGAGTAAGTAGCAGTTTTAAATGTTAGTGATTGAGAGGATATGATTGGTCATCTGGCTTGTTAAAATATTGAGGTTTGTGGTATCATGAACTAATGCACCTGtgatttttcccccccccctttaaacAGGAGAGTATGTTATTTTTTGTCAAGCTGCCATTTTCAGCACACCTCTAACTAGCTGGCACGTTCTTTCTGTATGTTAGAATTCAGCATAACTCTTAGAACCAGGCTGAGACGTATTCTGCATCTAACGTAGCTGCTTCACTAGAAATGAGCGTGCCAGCGTAAGAACGCAGTTAAGTTGGATATCTCACAGCAAATGTTTCCTACTCAGTGGAAAACTTGTGTTGCATAAGGGCTATTAAAATAGGACAAGGTAGAATAAtctacttttatttaaatgggaaaaagatttttttgtttaagtgaTTATGAGAAGAACGTAACTTAAAAGTCATGAGTCTTGCTCTtgtcctcccttcccccaaaaCAGAGAGAACCTGACGATAGTAACAGAGCTGGGTGATAGAGCAGCACAAGGACGTGCCTTTGGAAATCTGGGAAACACACACTACCTTCTGGGCAACTTCAGGAGTGCAGTTTTAGCTCATGAACAGGTACTGCAATGTGCTAGTCAAcaattttgtttgttctgtgaAATATCACCGGTTGCTACAGATTTTATATACATGTAGGTTTTTGGATATTGTCACAAGCTTTTTAATGCAAGCTTTAGATCTTAAGGGCACAGCCTCAAGTCCAGGCTGTTCTTTTCAAGCATTGTTGGTCTAAAGAACAGATAGGGTGGGAAATCAATGAACATGTGTTTTTGTATGCAAATGTACACTATGAAGTACAAAATGGAGTAATTAATGCAattctttcccatttttaagCGTCTCCTAATTGCAAAAGAATTTGGTGATAGATCAGCGGAAAGAAGAGCATACAGCAATCTTGGAAATGCCCACATATTCCTGGGAGAATTTGAAACTGCTTCTGAATACTACAAGTTAGTTGACTGTTTATAAATATAGTTTATACCTCTTCTTGTCTAGTTAATTTCTGTTGTGCCTAGTACTATAGCTCACTGTAGAACAGCCATCTCTTCAAAATATACTTAGGAAAGAGctgcatttgtttaaaaaaaaaaaaaaaaaaaagcaacaaaaccccACGAACCAACCACCCAGCATTTTTCCCTACGTACTTAACTATTCAGGTTCTTTTAGGGGAGCTAATCTTTCGATGTTTTGTTACTTTAAATATATTCTTCTCAGCACTGTAGACATCTTTTTGTTGAGACACATTTATTCAGCTTTATTCTAGAAACAAGCATTCCTGTCTTAGCAAGTTCTGGAATGATCTGAGTAAGTGTAGTACACTGGAGATGGTTACCTGGCCTAGGTACGCTCATTAGCTGGGGTTGGTGGTGCGTATCAACATGGTTTTACACATTTAGTCCATGGTTGTAATCAAGATggattcttcttcttctcttaaGATTTTGCAAGATGGTAGTTTGCTAGCAGCTAATTTAGAAGTTGTCATAATTTGTTTAACTTGTGCAACTGATTTTTAGTTGTGCAAATACGCTTTTCAAAactttagtgattttttttgaggtaactgacttttgttttttttttttgcaggaggACATTACAGCTGGCTCGACAGCTTAAAGATAGAGCTGTGGAAGCACAGGCCTGCTACAGCCTTGGAAACACATACACTTTGCTTCAGGACTATGAAAAAGCAATTGATTATCACTTGAAGCACCTTGTGATTGCTCAGGAATTAAATGATAAGTAAGTCCTAAGAGATTGTTTTATGTATATGACACTTAAACTGAATCCTGTTACTTCTAACTCCACTGTTGTTGTTCTATAAATGACATCTGAATTAACGTGAATTCCCTACAACTTGTTTTCAAATGGAGAGAAAAACTGCTCGTGAAAGGATTGTGGCTAATGAATCTGAGATGAAAGGGGGATTGATGAATGGATGTCTCTGAATCTTCTTATGTTGGTATCATCTTTGTAATGTTAGCATTTTTTCCCATGATTTGCTTACAATAATTTTGCATACCTTCATAAGAATACATCTTCTAATTTTccacaaatgaagaaaatagtaaggggtggggaagggagaaTAATCCAGTAGTAAataatgcttattttaaaataataactataatagtttttttgtaatatttggtacacttaccttttttttttttttttttttttttttttttacaactcaTAAATGCACTTTTTGTAATTCAGGAAGCAAAATTTGTGAAAAACAATGAAGTATGCAATCTGAGGCAAAGTAAGGAGGTTATAAAATGTTCCACGCCTCTAAAACTGAAAATAGTGACTTAAATGTTTgctgtaaatttaaaaattcaagTTTTGATAagatttgtttgtatttatgcTTATGCCAGATCACAGTCCTTTAATTACAATACTTAGCgtgttggtggtggtggaatGGTTTCTGAAGATAGTCTTAATTGTTCCTGGCACAGTAATCTGGTAATATCACGCACACCCGACCCCTAGCGTTCAGCGAGTATTAGGAGACAGCCTTGAGCATGTTTCTCTTCTGCAGAATCGGTGAAGGAAGAGCGTGCTGGAGTTTAGGGAACGCGTACACGGCGCTGGGAAATCATGACCAGGCTATGCATTTTGCTGAGAGGCACCTGGAGATTTCACGAGAGGTATGATGCTCACGCTTACATACAGTGGTTGCATGGTTTTTGCTCTCACGTAACGCAGTGATGGTACAGAGGTTGTGTCAGTACATGTGATTGTGAGTAATGGAAAGGATATTGGATAATGTCTGAGCTAGTTTATTCAAAGTTATGTCAGCCATACATCACTGCAGTTGCATCCTTAGTTCTAGTGTCACCTCCAGTAACATCAGCATGGGATCCAAGTTATTAGCCTAGCAGAGGTTAGTTTAGGCTTTGGTTTGAACCTTTTAGTTTTTGTGTACTTCATGAAAAAGGTGGTCTC contains the following coding sequences:
- the GPSM2 gene encoding G-protein-signaling modulator 2 isoform X2; translated protein: MEASCLELALEGERLCKAGDCRAGVSFFEAAVQVGTEDLKTLSAIYSQLGNAYFYLHEYAKALEYHHHDLTLARTIGDLLGEAKASGNLGNTLKVLGNFEEAIVCCQRHLDISRELNDKVGEARALYNLGNVYHSKGKNVACAGTYDPGELPDDVKTALQKAADYYEENLTIVTELGDRAAQGRAFGNLGNTHYLLGNFRSAVLAHEQRLLIAKEFGDRSAERRAYSNLGNAHIFLGEFETASEYYKRTLQLARQLKDRAVEAQACYSLGNTYTLLQDYEKAIDYHLKHLVIAQELNDKIGEGRACWSLGNAYTALGNHDQAMHFAERHLEISREVGDKSGELTARLNLSDLQMVLGLSYSTNNSMMSESHVVDNNLHGTRPRVGRRHSMENMELMKLTPEKVQNWNSEILAKQKPLVAKPSAKLHFVNRLKGKKYKTSTASKVLQDASNSIDHRLPNSQRRNSRETMADEGFFDLLSRFQSNRMDDQRCYFQEKNRFSAASVATSSTPPKTMRKSFSASVVSPHTDEFLDLLASSQSRRLDDQRASFSNLPGLRLNQHNSQSVLGHLMASNNRELDDDFFDILIKCQGSRLDDQRCAPPSSAKGPTVPDEDFFSLILRSQAKRMDEQRVHLPSAIKGPSSS